The Terriglobales bacterium nucleotide sequence CTGGTCTCGGCCAGCTCCGTCGATGCCGAAACGAAAAAGAATTTGAAGGGCGGCGGCAACATCGCGGCGGCCAAAGTCATCGGCAAAACCATCGCCGAGCGCGCCAAAACCGCCGG carries:
- a CDS encoding 50S ribosomal protein L18 encodes the protein LVSASSVDAETKKNLKGGGNIAAAKVIGKTIAERAKTAGVSKVVFDRGGYKYHGRVKALADAAREAGLKF